The genomic interval TGAAAAACTGCGCGACATACCTCTGTGAATGACGGCCAAGGAAGAGACCGGAACATCGCGAGAGCTAAATTAATCCAATCAGAGCGCCGCGTTTTACTGTCGCGAGAGTTGCTGGAGCCGACGTCATTGCGTAGTGACGTCGGctccaaagctttttttttcaaactttatttaacattttacaatgcaaaacaaaaggtACCATcctttacaaataaatatttgcattaCAAAGAGCGATTTatggcacaaaaacaaaaaattatacatatatatgtatatacacatttttaacaaaataagccAACGGCCAGAATTTATGAAAAGCAtttagaaaaaagtaaaaactaaaaagggcATTATTCAAGAAAGTTGAAATTagtcaaaaaatgaaaaaaaaaacaacattccagcattttttttcttttacaaaaccGATTTTGCATAagattttagttcatttttctAGTCAGTCATATTGGGCCTacatctgaaaaaacaacatttatgtaaataatattTTCCCAGTATAATTAGGTTGTTGATACCATATTCATTAGTACCAAGCTTATTGAATACCCCAAACtggatttcttttaaagtgaaagCAGGTAGTTGAATTTCTTTGGATTGGATCCACATCTGAAAATCAAGCCAAAACCTCTGAACTATCATGCACTCAAAGAAAAGATGATCCAAGTTCTCACTTTCTGTCTCCCAAAAGCTGCAGTTCCCAATGTCCATCTTAAATTTTGTTCTTCAAAATTCTTTAGTTGGATAATTactatttataattttaaactgcatttcCTTTGCTTTGGGTGGGACCGGTGATGATATAAAATTAATccttatcttttttatgtccTCTTCCCTAAAATCTTTGAGAATATATTTCCTCCTAACTAGATTAGGAGAATAGTAATGTTGTATATGTCTTCTCAGAAATTTATTGTTACATCAATAGTCAGAGAAGGGAACCCCATCGATACAGAGTTGTTTCAGATTAGGAGTCATATTAGAGTATAATATGTCTTGTCTAACCATAGATTGAAAAGATGATGGGATCGCGTTTAAGCTTTggttatattttttctttgtgcaatgtattttaaatttttcacaGAATTCCCGATGTAGTAGAAAATTCCCTTCAATGTCTATAAAATGGTCAACAGCCCAAACTTCTTTTGAGTACCATCCATCAATAAATATCAGAATATACCTATTATTCCACATCGGGGTATTATGAGGTGTAAAATTAGTTTCCAATAAAGAAGAACCTGTTTATGAAAATCTGCTCAACTAAAATCTCAAGCTGAAGTCCTCCTATATGACCAAACTGaaagattattatttataaaaaaaactttaaccaTTTGAGTTTCCGTTCCAAAGCTCTATAGTCCGGAACCAAGATTCTGACCCGGAATCTTggatttcttgtgttttctacctgtaaaaactcattatttgttaatttaCCTGTAAATAAcggatctgtttgtttgtttacctgtaaATAACGGATCTGTTTACCTGGCACAGCTGTTTTCTGGCTGCAGTTCCTCCTCTGGCCGGCAGGTGGCGCGCTGAGCTCACAGGTGAAGTTGATGAAAcgtttgattgttttcttttaattttaatcattgaaattaaaattctcttcagattctgaaaaaaagattttgaacattaaaaataatttaaataacatttaaattaatggttttaataaataaactgtttaatgttaaaaactctGCCGAATAAGTTCGAACCGAGTCCCGGTTCCGAAGGTTTGGACTTTGGATCAGATTATACATCTTTGGTTTGAtttgaaatcaaattaaagcttTCCGTTTTTGtggaaatcctttttttttttcctggttcgTTTAAGGATCCAAACGAACCAAAGTTCTGGTCTCgcgggttaaaaaaaaatcaaatagtcgaagttttattttagttttaatataaaacaaacaaacaaacaaacaaacaaagtgcttttttaaattctctttaaaCTGGATCaggagttctggttctgttggacccaGCACCGCAGGTCCGGCTCTCTCTCCTCCCTCAGACTCTCGGCCCGCCTCCATCCTGACCTTCAGGCTTTAAAAGGACCCGGACCGTTTGGACCCGGACCAACTCGACCCGGACCGTCTGAACCCGGACCGTCTGGACCCGGACCGTCTGGACCCGGACCAACTGGACCCGGACCGTCTGAACCCGGACCAACTCGACCCGGACCGTCTGGACCCGGACCAACTCGACCCGGATCGCCTGAAGGATTCAGCATCATGATGGATCAGAACCGGTTTCCTCCCGTCTGACCGTCCGTCCCGAACCCTGACCCGGAACTTTCCCTCCTGCGGTTCTGGTCCTCACTCTGGTGCCATGCCGTCCGGAACCACCCCACGAACCGGTTTTTCTGTGCGGGACATCTTGGATCTTCCGAACCCGACCGGGACCGAGGTGCAGAACTCCAAAAAAGTTCCGGAGCCGAACAGCTGGATCAGCTGGAGCCGCGGAACCGGTAAGAGTTCTGTTTGTCCGAACTTTTGGTTCTGtatagatttttaatttgtgacaGTAAGAAACACTGTAGAACCGGACCGGTACCACATTTCTGTCCGAACCTCTTCTGTTGGGTTCTGTCGGTAACCTGATGACTTGTTCTGTCCTCAGAGTCCGGTTCGGAGCAGAAACCAGACGAACTCTGCTCGAACAGATCCCGGGTCGGTTCGGCCCAGAAGAACCGCGGCAGGAAGAGGCGCGTGCTGTTCTCCAAGGCTCAGACCTTCGAACTGGAGCGGCGGTTCCGACAGCAGCGGTACCTGTCGGTTCCGGAGCGGGAGCACCTGGCGGCTCTGATCCACCTCACCCCGAACCAGGTCAAGATCTGGTTTCAGAACCACCGCTATAAGATGAAGCGGGCCCGAACCGAACGGCgccaggagctgcagctgctgccgaACCGGGTCACCAACCAGGTTCTGATGCGGGACGGGAGGCCCTGCGAACCGCTCCGGTCCGGACTCAGGTTCGGGATCAGCCTGCCTCTGTGCGCCTACACCCCGCTGCTGCACCCTGCCTGCGGTTCGGAACCGAACGGACCGAACGGACCGAACGGACCGTCCGGACCGCAGCAGCACCTGGCCCACTTTTACCCGTGGAGCTGgtgagaccagaaccagaaccttaagtaaaggtcaaaaaaaaaaaaactttgatcaaatgtttgtttggttctggttccgtTGGGTCCAAAACATCCTTTCGGCAGCTGAAATTCTTCCAGAACTTTCTGGACCTGATGGACGGGTTTTGTCTTCTCTCTTAACTAAAACAACCGAACTGAACCGAACCGGACCGGCTCGGGTCAGCTGCTTGTTGTTTACTCTGTATTGTGTTTATGGTACTGACCCGTGACCCGGTTTGGATGAACTAACAAAGGTATTTAAAACTGAACCCTTTTGGACCCGGTTCTGCTCGGTTTCATGagacttttttaaattactgtttttattaattcaatattttatttgatgtttttcagaataattttaatttattattaaattaacataaagaAGACAGTGGTGCAGCGGTTAAAGCTGTCCCCTCCCAGgaagaaggctgcaggttcgcttcctgacctttgacctttctgggtggagttcaTCTGTCCTCCCTGAGCTCACCTGGGTTTCCTCcaggtgctccggtttcctcccacagaacagAACCCTGCAGGAGACGGAACTGTCCCTCAGTGTGGGTGAGAGGGGGAAtggttgtctctgtgtgtccctgtgagggacaggagacctgtccaggtgtccctgtgatggagacctgtccaggtgtcccccctCTCCCTCAGGgacagctggagacagacacctgGACAGTGACCTGGAGGAGAAGTGGGGGAAGAAAGTTGATAAACggataaaagaaaagttttgattttgaaacaatttttaatttttagttttaattaaaaacaaacatctttaattggattgttttataaaatgtaaaataaaaccaaaatgatttataaacatattttattcacagtggaacaggAAACACATCAGATGTtggaacaatttaaaaaaaagaaatctactCCTGGGggggatgccggtcagacctgggtCTGCTGGGAACATCTGTCCCTCGTCAGAAGGAGCTTTGAACACGTCCCGGGGAGACGGGGGAGACGGGGGACATGGAGTCTGAGTGGCCCGTGTTCCGGGTCTCTCCTGTTGAGGCAGCAGACCGGAGCTGTGGCTGCAGGGTTGTTGGTGGCTGTCGctgcggcaaccctcgaacccgctggtggacaccaggggatgctgtcaggctgaaggagtCCTGCCGGGTCTTtttggtgaggatgcctcctggacgcctccctggtgaggtgttctgggcacgtcccaccgggaggacacccagaggaagacccaggacacccaggagaagacccaggacacccAGGAcacccaggggaagacccaggacacccaggagaagacccaggacacccaggggaagacccaggacacccaggggaagacccaggacacccaggggaagacccaggacacccNNNNNNNNNNNNNNNNNNNNNNNNNNNNNNNNNNNNNNNNNNNNNNNNNNNNNNNNNNNNNNNNNNNNNNNNNNNNNNNNNNNNNNNNNNNNNNNNNNNNNNNNNNNNNNNNNNNNNNNNNNNNNNNNNNNNNNNNNNNNNNNNNNNNNNNNNNNNNNNNNNNNNNNNNNNNNNNNNNNNNNNNNNNNNNNNNNNNNNNNNNNNNNNNNNNNNNNNNNNNNNNNNNNNNNNNNNNNNNNNNNNNNNNNNNNNNNNNNNNNNNNNNNNNNNNNNNNNNNNNNNNNNNNNNNNNNNNNNNNNNNNNNNNNNNNNNNNNNNNNNNNNNNNNNNNNNNNNNNNNNNNNNNNNNNNNNNNNNNNNNNNNNNNNNNNNNNNNNNNNNNNNNNNNNNNNNNNNNcccgaccccggataagaggaggATGGACGGAAATCTATTAATCCTGAACCTGCTGTCAGCAACTCGTCTCTctacagatgttccagatgtttccctcatcagtctgtaaacatctggacctgaggtcgtcccgttctgtctgttcaacagtcctggatgggagcagatgttgttctaatgcacccccataccatcagagaggcaggctgacctcagaggagacacatctgttcacacctggcttcttctttgtttacataatcctgttttctcttttcattcaggaactttattctgaaagtgttcctgtgttctcagacacttcctgtcagctggtgaacCTCTTCCCATCTGTTTCCTGTactactgtaaataaaatatgggtttatgatgTTTAcaaatcatttagtttttatttacattttacacaacaattcaacatcaaaaacagcaaatttcaaaataaaaccttcagatttcaatgtgtttaaatgttgtgaattttaaaatcttgtttccTCTGAATGCATCAGTGTGACGATCAGACCCCCAAGGACCCCCTAAGACCCCATAGACCACCAGAAACCCCCAAAGATCCCAAACTCCCTCAAAGACCCCCCAAAACCCCAGAGACCCCAAAACCCCAGACCTTCAGAACCGAAGCTTTAATTAGATCCAAACTTCTTCCGGTCCGACGGATCTTGAAGTATTTCTGGTTCTGACTGAACTTCTTAAGGTTTCTTGAGTTCGGACCGTGGGCCCAGTAATTATCTGTAAGATTATTATGGGATGTTGgatcattatttatttgttgtttgcattttgtgagcttaaattttacaaataaaaagtttttttcttaaaaaatctttttttattttttcttgaagaaaaaaaataattttatttgtttctgtttcaccaaaataaagattaaatactgaaaataaaagagtaaaaataatacttgttggtttattaaatgtttaaattttctgcttttttgtcttttacagcAGGTTGAAAAAGttaaagttctggttctggaccggttctccttttcatttaaaaaccacAGTTCTACAGAAACACCTCAgattaatgaaacaaaactgaaaaatgtagatcaggtctcctcaggtccagcTCCTGATCCTGCTCCATCaggtctcctcaggtccagcTCCTGATCCTGCTCCATCaggtctcctcaggtccagcTCCTNNNNNNNNNNNNNNNNNNNNNNNNNNNNNNNNNNNNNNNNNNNNNNNNNNNNNNNNNNNNNNNNNNNNNNNNNNNNNNNNNNNNNNNNNNNNNNNNNNNNNNNNNNNNNNNNNNNNNNNNNNNNNNNNNNNNNNNNNNNNNNNNNNNNNNNNNNNNNNNNNNNNNNNNNNNNNNNNNNNNNNNNNNNNNNNNNNNNNNNNNNNNNNNNNNNNNNNNNNNNNNNNNNNNNNNNNNNNNNNNNNNNNNNNNNNNNNNNNNNNNNNNNNNNNNNNNNNNNNNNNNNNNNNNNNNNNNNNNNNNNNNNNNNNNNNNNNNNNNNNNNNNNNNNNNNNNNNNNNNNNNNNNNNNNNNNNNNNNNNNNNNNNNNNNNNNNNNNNNNNNNNNNNNNNNNNNNNNNNNNNNNNNNNNNNNNNNNNNNNNNNNNNNNNNNNNNNNNNNNNNNNNNNNNNNNNNNNNNNNNNNNNNNNNNNNNNNNNNNNNNNNNNNNNNNNNNNNNNNNNNNNNNNNNNNNNNNNNNNNNNNNNNNNNNNNNNNNNNNNNNNNNNNNNNNNNNNNNNNNNNNNNNNNNNNNNNNNNNNNNNNNNNNNNNNNNNNNNNNNNNNNNNNNNNNNNNNNNNNNNNNNNNNNNNNNNNNNNNNNNNNNNNNNNNNNNNNNNNNNNNNNNNNNNNNNNNNNNNNNNNNNNNNNNNNNNNNNNNNNNNNNNNNNNNNNNNNNNNNNNNNNNNNNNNNNNNNNNNNNNNNNNNNNNNNNNNNNNNNNNNNNNNNNNNNNNNNNNNNNNNNNNNNNNNNNNNNNNNNNNNNNNNNNNNNNNNNNNNNNNNNNNNNNNNNNNNNNNNNNNNNNNNNNNNNNNNNNNNNNNNNNNNNNNNNNNNNNNNNNNNNNNNNNNNNNNNNNNNNNNNNNNNNNNNNNNNNNNNNNNNNNNNNNNNNNNNNNNNNNNNNNNNNNNNNNNNNNNNNNNNNNNNNNNNNNNNNNNNNNNNNNNNNNNNNNNNNNNNNNNNNNNNNNNNNNNNNNNNNNNNNNNNNNNNNNNNNNNNNNNNNNNNNNNNNNNNNNNNNNNNNNNNNNNNNNNNNNNNNNNNNNNNNNNNNNNNNNNNNNNNNNNNNNNNNNNNNNNNNNNNNNNNNNNNNNNNNNNNNNNNNNNNNNNNNNNNNNNNNNNNNNNNNNNNNNNNNNNNNNNNNNNNNNNNNNNNNNNNNNNNNNNNNNNNNNNNNNNNNNNNNNNNNNNNNNNNNNNNNNNNNNNNNNNNNNNNNNNNNNNNNNNNNNNNNNNNNNNNNNNNNNNNNNNNNNNNNNNNNNNNNNNNNNNNNNNNNNNNNNNNNNNNNNNNNNNNNNNNNNNNNNNNNNNNNNNNNNNNNNNNNNNNNNNNNNNNNNNNNNNNNNNNNNNNNNNNNNNNNNNNNNNNNNNNNNNNNNNNNNNNNNNNNNNNNNNNNNNNNNNNNNNNNNNNNNNNNNNNNNNNNNNNNNNNNNNNNNNNNNNNNNNNNNNNNNNNNNNNNNNNNNNNNNNNNNNNNNNNNNNNNNNNNNNNNNNNNNNNNNNNNNNNNNNNNNNNNNNNNNNNNNNNNNNNNNNNNNNNNNNNNNNNNNNNNNNNNNNNNNNNNNNaggtctcctcaggtccagctcctgatcctggtccatcaggtcttTCATTCAGATTAAAAATCAGACAGAAGGGAGTGAATACTTCTGCAACCTGTACTTTTTAGTTTCTGGAGGCtaaaaacagtaatttgtttgtgttttgttctttggatcttttaaatgtttttttttccagatggatttaaatctggaaaaatgattccagattttaaagaaagacaaagtgacctttgacctcagaacCAGAAGGTTCTGCTCAGCTGAATGGCTTCATCAGGAGAACGTTTCAGAACTTCAGACAGAGACTTGTTAaggagctgtttgtttgttgtttgtttgttttttgtttgtttattgtttgtgtctgGATGTAAACTTCAGGACAGGTCTGGATAAATCATTCCTTCTTCCTGCTCCATtttcaaacacttttgttttgtttacagaataTTTTGGTGGAAATATTCTAGATTATGTCATTTCTCCTGCTTTTTGACAAACGATCAACTAAATATcacctgaataaataaatttatttgttcCACTTTTTATTCCGTTTGTTTGTCAGTCAGACTCGGTGCTGCAGTTCCTGAAGctgccagcaggtggcagcagcaACAAACCCATCAGAAAAATCcactgaagaagaaaatataaCCTGATATTTTAAAGATCAGTAACTGAACTGGATACAAGAAAAGCTGTTAAAACTGATCAGAACCAGGTCCCAGCAGGACCGTCAGAACCTTAACGCCAGNGACGATGTCAGACACTTAGAAATCAATTTATCCAAGGATGTGGAGCATAGAGAAAAGAATAACTTTGAGAATGTGCTGACAAAAAACAATCCAAGTTGAGTATAAGGTCTCTGAAGGATTATTTACCTGACATATTCTCTGAATATACCTCAGAAGATAATTAAATTACTCaaccaaaataatttatttggaGGAATAGACATAACAGGAAACACAGGCGGTCTAAATGACACTGAtggtttattaaacatttttgcacattttccctTCAAAACTCTTTTCCAACTTTGGCAGTCGGTATTAATTTCCTATTGAAATGTGAATCTGATCTATCCAGTTTCATGAACAAGTCCTCCATTAttggaaaataaacaatttcCTCCCCTCACAATACACAACAGTAGATATATTCTGAATAAAAAGAAGTCCTGCTTTTCTAAAGACTGGCTGGAACAGGGATATGGTTGTTCTTACATCGAATGGACAGAGACAACATAAATATCGTCCAGCAGTGCAGTGATGGGAACACAAACacttattatatatattattatacaCAGTGATGACAGCTGTCTGTCCATTCAAAgctgtatgtttgttttaggttttcagaTTTATATTATCCAGAGAACGTTTTCCATCACTCCTGAAAGTTTATTGAAGATTCACATCTGCAAATCTTAACTTAAACCTTAACTTTCCTATCCAAGCCAAAGAGCTCCATctctaaaataatatttatccCTGTGGGGATTTACTGAACTCTAAATTTAACATTGGGGAGAATAAGTTAACTTTTTGTActagatataaaaacaaaccttttcttttcctgaaatattttgggAACTTTTCTAATTGGGGGGGAATAAACAATTTAGAGATTTGTTATGTTTGGTGTCACATTGAAGGATCGAgttccttttaaataatttattttggttcATAAATGTAATCCAGACGCTGTTCCTCAGCATGTTGGCCTTTTTAAGAGATTCTTCAAGTTAGTATCATTTAATGTGGCTCATGTTaccatttattgctttttgtttaaacctacTTTCATTCCTACCTGTTTCATGCTTCTGATCCAAGACCAGTTTAATTTTACTGCACTGACAGAtttctgaacaaattttatttttccttacagaaaaaaaaaaaaattttaattctcttatattttggtttttctgttccaaaacattttaatcttcagctgttttctccaacaggttttaatgtttcatgGAGACGGG from Kryptolebias marmoratus isolate JLee-2015 linkage group LG19, ASM164957v2, whole genome shotgun sequence carries:
- the nkx2.2b gene encoding NK2 homeobox 2b yields the protein MPSGTTPRTGFSVRDILDLPNPTGTEVQNSKKVPEPNSWISWSRGTESGSEQKPDELCSNRSRVGSAQKNRGRKRRVLFSKAQTFELERRFRQQRYLSVPEREHLAALIHLTPNQVKIWFQNHRYKMKRARTERRQELQLLPNRVTNQVLMRDGRPCEPLRSGLRFGISLPLCAYTPLLHPACGSEPNGPNGPNGPSGPQQHLAHFYPWSW